One Stratiformator vulcanicus genomic window, CGTCTTGACCAAGACGGTTTTTAAAACTGGTGGGACCCTCAATAGAGCTTGAGGTCTTCGATGAGACGATTCCTACGGTCGATCTCACCGCGAGGAATATTGAAGTGCTCCTGGAGCAGTTCAAGAACACGTCGATGGGCGTCTCCATCAGACCACGCGGATCCGTTGGGATGCTCCCCGTCACGCACGGCTCTTAATACAAGGTCGTCGACGGTGGCCATGTCGCCGAACCACGCCGCGTCGGCTTCTTCGATGCCGAAAGACTTTTCATAGTCGAGCACGAAGTCGGCAACGTCCAGGCCCATCGATTCAAACCGCTGATGCAATCGGGCTTCCGATCCGCCATTGAGCGGGACTCTCTTTTTCTCGCAGCACTTGCCGATACAGCGTGTCCCGCTCGACCGGTTCGCGGCCGGCTTCGCGAATCAAGCCGTGGAGTTGTTCGACGGTGAGACCCTCGGGCGTCTTGGCTCCGGCATCGTGATAGATGAGTTCGTGCACCACGGTGCCGTCGATGTCGTCGGCTCCAAAAGAGAGGGCCGTCTGGGCAATCTTCTCACCCAGCATGATCCAGTAGGCCTTAACGTGGTCGAAGTTGTCGAGCATTAACCGGCCGAGTGCGATCTGTTTAAGATCCATCAGACCGGTCGGTTTATTCAGGTGATCGAGCTTACTGTTCTCCGGGTGAAAAGCGAGCGGGATGTAGGTCTGAAAGCCGCCGGACTTATCTTGTTGTTCACGCAGACGAATTAAGTGATCGACCCGATGCCTTGCCGATTCCAAATGGCCATAGAGCATTGTGGCATTCGTCTTAATGCCGAGCTTGTGGGCGGCATCGTGCACGTCGAACCACGTGCTGCTGTCGGCCTTGTGCTCGCAGATCTGGCTGCGCACCTCTTCGTCAAAGATTTCGGCACCGCCGCCGGGCATGGAGCCGAGACCTGCTTCGATCATCTGCTCGAAGACCCATTCGTAGGGCTTTTTGGTCATGTGGCTGAACCAGTGGATTTCGACCGGCGTCCACGCCTTGATATGCAATTCGGGCCACGTCTCGTGAATGACGCGCACGACATCGAGGTACCAGTCAAATTTCTTCTGGTGATGCAGGCCGCCGACGACGTGAATTTCAGTCGCCCCCTTTGACTTCGCTTCGTGAACCCGCTCGCGGATCATGGCATCGTCGAAGGTGTAAGCCTTCTCGGCTTTCAGATCGGACCGGAACGCGCAGAACTTGCAGCGATAGATGCAGACGTTAGTCGGGTTCAGGTGAATGTTGGTGTTGTAAAACGCGAAGTTCCCGTTCTTCCGCTCACGCACGGTGTTGGCGAGCCGACCGATCGTGAGCAGATCGACCTGTTCATCAAGGAAAACGCCATCGTCGAACGACAGACGCTCGCCGCCCTCGACTTTGGCTTCGATTTCGGAAATTTGGGTGGTGTAGTCGGACATTGTTTGGTTGGTAGGAAGTTCGATGGCCCAGAAAAGAACCGCAGTAGGAACAATCAATTCACTAAAATGTTGTGTTGTCAAATAAGTCTTCGACGGAGCAACGAAACTCGGGAAGCACATCCTGGCCATCGAGCATTTCGGATTCACTCACAATCGCTGCGGATACGTCAGGGCGGAACACATGAACGCAGCGTTTGTTCGGAACGATCACCCACACGGCCTTCACACCGATGCACAAGTATTCGTCGACCTTGGTCTCGATCTGTTTCCAACTATTCGATGGCGAGACGACTTCGACGACGAGGTCTGGCGTTGCTGTCAAGGTTCCGCTCGTCGGTCCCGACTTTCCCAGCTTCGACTTTTCGATAACGAACAGGTCCGGCCCGCGGACAGTGTCGGGATCACGGCTGATCAATATGTACGAGTCGTTTGAGCCGATGACGTAAGGTTGACCTGACCGCTGCGTCCAGGACTTAAGCAGGAATGCAATGTTGACGCACACAATTCCGTGGATAGTCCCCGGCACATCGCACTCCACTATCTCGCCCCGAATCAACTCGGCCCGTCGCTCGAATGGCATGCGCTCGAATTCGGCCATCGTAATGAGATGGGTCCCTGCTTCAACGCTGCTCACGTTCTGACTCCGATTGCGGCGAAAGCTGACTGATTCACGCTCGTGGACCATAAATACAAGTTTAGACCCCGGCGAAGATTTCTTCGACCGGGCAGGTGAAGCCGGGGAGGACTTCGTCAGAACGAAGTTCATCGCCGATAGTGAGAATGAATGGCGCCCGGTTTTCTCGGTAAACGTGAACCTGCCGTTCGCTGACGTCCGCCACCCAAACCTCTTTCACGCCGATCCGAATGTACTCTGCCACTTTTTCATGAATCCCCGTCCAACGATCGGTGGGGGACGTGACTTCGACGCAGAGGTCAGGCGGAACCCGGAGCGTCCCTAGCGGTAACCGCCCGCCCTCGATCCGACTCTTTCGGATTGCCATCACGTCGGCCCCGCGAACTCGATCGGGGTCGGTTTCAATCAATATGTAGACATCGTTCGAGCCGATCCAAAACTCCTCGGCGGCGTCACGCACCCAGAGTTTGAGCAAGAACGCGATGTTGACGCACACTCCACCATGAATCCCACCCGGCATCGGCTGCTCCACAATTTCGCCGTCGACGAGGTCGCACGGGCCCTCGAACGACATCTGCTCGAATTCGTCGACGGTGATCAGTTTGGTCGGCGCGGTCGCCATCGGTTATTCCTCTTCGATGCCCAAGAAGAAGTCGGAAACGCGGCACGAAAAGCCGGGGAGTACTTCTTCGCTTTCAACAGAGTCGCCTGCGCCCAGAGTCCGGAAAGCATCGTCCGCACGGAAAACGTAGACCCGACATTTTTCTGGATCAACGACCCAGACCAGCGCCGTTCCGGCGTCGAGGTATTGATCGACCTTGTCGGTGACCGCCGACCATCGGTCGGAGGGCGAGAGTACTTCGACCGCGAGATCGGGCGGGAAATCGAAGTAGGTCTGCAGGGAGACGCCCGATTCGAGACGCGATTTCCGCACGAAGGCCACATCCGGCCCTCGCACCGTGTCAGGACCTCGTTCCAGAATGAACCCGGTGTCGTTGGTCATGATCCGGCCTTTGGACTGGCGGGGTGACCATGTGGCAAGTAGTTCTGCGACGTTCTGACACACCATGCCGTGTAACGGTCTTGGCCGAGTCAATTCAATGATCTCCCCGCGTACGAGTTCCGCCAACGGCTCCGCCGGCATTTCGGCGAACTCGTCCGCGGTGATGAGTCGCGTCTCGGTGGAGAAAGACATGGCTGCACACTTGGAGATCAAGGAACTTGAAATTCTATTCTACCCCGACACCGCGGCCCGGAACCAGATGTCGGCTGCGCCGATCACCAGTAACCCGAGACTGATCACCGCGTTGACCTGAAAGAAGGCCACGTTGACCCGCGATAGGTCGTCGGGCCGGACCAGAGCGTGCTCGTAGATCAGCAGCAGGGAGATCGCGATCGCGCCGATCAGGAATAACCAACCGAGGTCGGCGGCGTACCACAGGCCGAATAGCCCGAGCACCGCGCATAGATGGCTGATCGCCGCGATTCGCAGCGCCGATCGGATGCCGAGCCTGGCGGGGATGCTGTTGAGACCGGCTTCAGCGTCAAACTCGGCATCTTGGCAGGCATAGAGAATGTCGAATCCGCCGACCCAGAAGAAGATGACCGCCGCCAGCAATACCGGGGGCCACGCGATCGTGCCCGTAATCGCAATCCATGCGGCGATCGGCGAGAGCATCAGCGCCGCAGCGAGCCAATAGTGGCACCACATCGTCCAGCGTTTGGCGAATGAATAGCCGAGCAAGAATGCGAGGACCGGAACGGAGAGGATCAGCGGCCACCAGTTGGGAAGGAACAGCAGCGTCGACAGTACAAACCCCGCGACGCAAATCCCGGTGAACGAGATCACGGCGGGAACGGACAGCAGCCCCGCGGGGATGTGTCGCCCTGCCGTCCTTGGATTCGCGGCATCGATCCGCCGATCGACGAGTCGATTGAAGGCCATCGCCGCGCTGCGGGCGAAAACCATGCAAAGCACGATTCCGAAGAGGTCAGGCCAACGGACGGGGACCTCCTGCCACGCCAAGACCGCTGAAAGCAGCGCAAATGGCAATGCGAAGACGGTGTGGCTGAAGCGGATCAGCCCGAGAAAATGGCGGAACATCAGGCCGATCTCGAGTGTCTGTGGCGGCTACCGAATCGACTGTGCCAGAAACTGATGTGGAGCCTCCGATCGCAACCGCTGCTGATGCGGAATATTCACACTCG contains:
- the mqnE gene encoding aminofutalosine synthase MqnE encodes the protein MSDYTTQISEIEAKVEGGERLSFDDGVFLDEQVDLLTIGRLANTVRERKNGNFAFYNTNIHLNPTNVCIYRCKFCAFRSDLKAEKAYTFDDAMIRERVHEAKSKGATEIHVVGGLHHQKKFDWYLDVVRVIHETWPELHIKAWTPVEIHWFSHMTKKPYEWVFEQMIEAGLGSMPGGGAEIFDEEVRSQICEHKADSSTWFDVHDAAHKLGIKTNATMLYGHLESARHRVDHLIRLREQQDKSGGFQTYIPLAFHPENSKLDHLNKPTGLMDLKQIALGRLMLDNFDHVKAYWIMLGEKIAQTALSFGADDIDGTVVHELIYHDAGAKTPEGLTVEQLHGLIREAGREPVERDTLYRQVLREKESPAQWRIGSPIASAV
- a CDS encoding Uma2 family endonuclease, which produces MSSVEAGTHLITMAEFERMPFERRAELIRGEIVECDVPGTIHGIVCVNIAFLLKSWTQRSGQPYVIGSNDSYILISRDPDTVRGPDLFVIEKSKLGKSGPTSGTLTATPDLVVEVVSPSNSWKQIETKVDEYLCIGVKAVWVIVPNKRCVHVFRPDVSAAIVSESEMLDGQDVLPEFRCSVEDLFDNTTF
- a CDS encoding Uma2 family endonuclease; amino-acid sequence: MATAPTKLITVDEFEQMSFEGPCDLVDGEIVEQPMPGGIHGGVCVNIAFLLKLWVRDAAEEFWIGSNDVYILIETDPDRVRGADVMAIRKSRIEGGRLPLGTLRVPPDLCVEVTSPTDRWTGIHEKVAEYIRIGVKEVWVADVSERQVHVYRENRAPFILTIGDELRSDEVLPGFTCPVEEIFAGV
- a CDS encoding Uma2 family endonuclease; translated protein: MSFSTETRLITADEFAEMPAEPLAELVRGEIIELTRPRPLHGMVCQNVAELLATWSPRQSKGRIMTNDTGFILERGPDTVRGPDVAFVRKSRLESGVSLQTYFDFPPDLAVEVLSPSDRWSAVTDKVDQYLDAGTALVWVVDPEKCRVYVFRADDAFRTLGAGDSVESEEVLPGFSCRVSDFFLGIEEE
- a CDS encoding UbiA-like polyprenyltransferase, with amino-acid sequence MFRHFLGLIRFSHTVFALPFALLSAVLAWQEVPVRWPDLFGIVLCMVFARSAAMAFNRLVDRRIDAANPRTAGRHIPAGLLSVPAVISFTGICVAGFVLSTLLFLPNWWPLILSVPVLAFLLGYSFAKRWTMWCHYWLAAALMLSPIAAWIAITGTIAWPPVLLAAVIFFWVGGFDILYACQDAEFDAEAGLNSIPARLGIRSALRIAAISHLCAVLGLFGLWYAADLGWLFLIGAIAISLLLIYEHALVRPDDLSRVNVAFFQVNAVISLGLLVIGAADIWFRAAVSG